DNA sequence from the Xenopus tropicalis strain Nigerian chromosome 4, UCB_Xtro_10.0, whole genome shotgun sequence genome:
agccctgcccaaaatagcttacaatctacaagacatgGTGTATCGGCAGATGACTTTGAAACCTGCCTGAGCCCCAAACCCCCAGCTAGCCATAGAGAGAATATTTTAACAAAcgtagctggccatacatgtaccaattatATCCTACAAATGTACCTTGTATTTTTGATGGCTTGCCGATCCCATGCATGTTGGCTGGCATaggtgagccccccccccccatagccatTGGTGCATTGATTCCTTACAATAACATTGGTACCCATGTAGCCAGCTTTAGGCACTAGGGTTGTCCATGGCACAATATTTCAGGCTTGCACAGTGTGACTTCAGTATGTGCTGGACATGCACCCAGACTTAGTGGTAGATGGCTACAATCACAGTATCGGGTAGGGCTGTTTCTTTCCTCGTGACTAAAGATAAATAATCTTTTGCTTTCTGTTCAATGCGCTGAGCCCTTGCCGGATTGCCTGGGAGTCCTGCTTTCCGCACCTACACAACCAGTTGTATGATTTACTCGGGTTACAAAGTTTCACTGTTAATGAAAACATGAGGAATTTCACCAGGCACTCGGAATATCTGGTTTCACAAAGAACAACAATTGCTGTCGGTTACAGTGGCTCTTAATAAACCCCTAATCATGGCCCTCACACTGAACAGATTTTAGGAGCAAGTTATACATTGGCTGTATGAATGTAAACACAGAGCCCTGACGGTCGGCAAGACTGAGTGACCTTGTGTTTTACTCGTGTTTTAGCCCAAGTGCCCCCATTACTGGGAGTGGCAAATTATTAGGCCCCCCTCAGTGAATATAATTGCTAGCCTTGGGCCCCCCACATTGGCGCTTCTCTTCCACTTAATACGTTACCCATGAGCACCCAGGGGTCCCTTGTGACAGTCCAGGGATATTGCTGCATCAGCTGACTTAGTTTGGCGTTAATGAGCTCTGTATGTACAACCCCCTCCTGCATCTTGCTGATCGCCTTGCGGCCAGCATTAAAAGTATtaatcccggggggggggggggcgtggccagcACCGGAAGGAAATGGTCGCATAGTCCGGAGCTCCGCACATTTCAAAAGTATTAATCCCAGCAAGTTGGTAAGATCCGTTGCATGTGGCTGTATTCGAATACTCGTCGCCCAGGATGGCAGTTCTTCTTTACTAAGAGCCCAACATCCCTCGAGGCACTTGGGTTTTATTGGTGGAACTGGGAGGTGCAGCTGGAGAGTGATGTTTACACTGCACCATGTGGGTGGTGTCATTACCTGCTCTGCCCAGAGGCCGCATTTGTAGTTCCTGGTTCTAAGGGGAACGACTGCATCCCAACCAACGCTTTCACTTTCATTTACCCTAGTTCTGCACTCGCTCCAAGGTCAGGGTTTCTCTGCTGCATCATCTTCCCATCTTTCCCATCCTTACTGCAGGGCATGAGCAAAGTTCAGAAATGCCTGTGCTGGCAAGTGTTGCTCACTGGTTTCCCAATACAGAGCCTCGTACCATGACGTTGCCTCTATAGACTCCTCACTACTGAGCCCTCGCAAGGTGCTTCATATCATGTACAAGGTTTATTTTATTGAGAGATATAAACTCTGGCTTGGAAGTGTTACCTGGGAGTTTCCATTCACAAGCTACAGTGCCCTCTGCCATAGCCATACATTCAATTATAATTCTTTTAGAATTACACCATGGCATACAGACAAATAAGCACATTGGACGGGCGGCAGAGGCATTATTATCTGCTGAGCACACACTCCCATTAGTACTGCTAATTGTATTGATCTTTTTTTAATGGCATTATTTGTCATACTGTGTAGTGCAAGGAAGACTGGATCCATTGTGGGGCCGCTAGTTACAGGGGCCATACACTggcctattcggcagcttatcttcccatgtatgggcactaacagccttcctgaccgacatctggcctgaaagcAGCCAAATCttcattgggcaggtttgacttttccATCGGATCGTTGGCGCCTATACCCGCTtcttaattcgatcatttggccccagggccaaacgaccaaattagcctgatgtcgcccacccgtagggaatattgggagaagatctactCGCAACCTCACCAAGCaaccatgtatggtcacctttagtctaCATCAGGCCGCCCATCTGCTATATAGCAATCCAAATTGATTGAGTACTAACACTATGGGCCTATGAGCTTTGCATCCTCCATCACAGCCAGATTATGGACCAAGTGGCTTGGTTTTTCTGGGGGCTTGACTGCCAGTGCTACACACGTGGTGCTGTACACAATCTGCATCGCTGCTGGTTTTGCTGACCTCGCAAAAAGACGTTTATAGGCCCTTTGCAACATCCTTCCTACTATCATTTTTATGTCGCCCACGTACCTGTTTCTATTTCTAAATCCATTCTTATTCTCTCTGTAGGGCAAGCTGGACGACTACCAGGATCGGCTAAACAAGGGAGAACGCTTAAATCAGGACCAAATGGTAAAgatgcattttaaaatgtttacactAATGCCAGCTAAGTGCGCTGGCTCCATGGCTTTGTACACACTGTCCAGGCAAAGACTGTATAGATGGAACTGTTTGAGCAGAGGCCATAATGTTTTTATTAAGTTTGCAAGCTGTAACTGAATAAAATCCCCCTTTAAGGGGATTCTGTACTACCCATATCATTCTGTTTTATATAGATAATGTCTATATGAACTCTTATaggatatactgtacattaaaatacattgtattttttaaaggggaactccagcttctgaatcCAAACTCattgagccccacacaacacagcaacccctaatatccttatcactgtaataaataaataccattttatatgccaaaatccagctgcaaaacagttcttctctttcagcATAATTTGAAAtccaggcaggggaggagggactaaaacatttgaTATTACAAACTGTAaccacttctccacagcttatggatggcatgcaggaactacataacccaaaatGCATTGCCTTGTGATGTTCCTTTGGGTTAGTTGGTCCAAAAGCATGGATAGATTTGTAGAACATCATAAAAATTCCAAGAGAAGATATTGTCTAGTAGGGACCCAACTGTTTGAAAACATAATTTCTCTCTCCAAaccgttttttttttccctcactgGTACAGGAGTGAGATTTGGCTTTGTTTCAGAGTTACTGACTACATTTTTATTCCTCCCTCTCCTCCTAGGATGCAGTGACAAAACATCAAGAAGTGGTGATCAGCATGGAATTTGCCCGTGAACTGCAAAGGAATTTCATGGCATTGGGTCAAGATGTAAGTGGTTTTATTTCTCTTTAACCTCCAATTATCAGTATTGGGATGAGCCCATCCAATAGTTGGTTGCAGTTTAATGCATTTCATGGGCCGTGTCCTGATCCACTGAACAACGCAGTTACTGGCAATTGGCATCAGAGCTCCTCTAGATTTCCATAGGTTGGTCCATGGTGCTATTAAATGTTACCCAGAATGAACCCTTTCTGTCAGTCACTAAAGTTCCTGGCCCTAAGTGGCCCTATTGATACTACCGCTGCTATATCCCCTTCTCCCATGGCTGCTAGTGCTGGCACAGTCTGTCAAAGCTTCTTCCTGCCCCTAAGTCATGGCTGAATTGGTATTGGCACCCAGCACAGGTATTTGGAACATTTTGGAACTATAATAGTGACTGTTAGCTGTAATCGCCCTAAGAGCAAAATGGAGctcagtaaatgttacctgtACAAAGCCCCATATAAAGGGAAACTGTTCCTTTGCTTTTAAAGATCCAGAAAACCACCAAGAAAGCCGCCCGCCGCGAGCAGCTCATGCGGGAAGAAGCCGAACAGAAGCGCTTAAAGACAGTGCTGGAGTTCCAGTTTGCTCTGGATAAACTGGGGGATGAGGAAGTGCGTAACGACTTAAAGCAAGGGTTAAATGGGGTCCCTGTGGTGTCGGAGGAGGAGCTGACACTACTGGATGAGTTCTACAAGCTGGTGGATCCTGACAGAGACACATCTGTGAGGTACGACATAAAACCCACTGCCTGCCTTGTCTTATTGATTGCCACTTGATAAAGGTTTAGGACTTTAATGACCACTAGGGGTGCCATTGCCCTCCCAGATGGAGAGCGCTTTCGGCATCTGGAAGTAATCTTCCCAGTTGCTTATTTACTGTTGCATGCAGAAAGGCTTTGCCTTGTATAGTAACTTTAGACTGTTTCTTGgtacagtatgggatccgttatctggaaaagtattctggaaaagccatctcccattagactccattataagaaaataatttttttttacaaatggtttcctttttctctgtaataataaaacagtacctgtacttgatcccaactaagatataattaccccttattggggcagaacagccctattgggtttatttaatggttaaatgattcctttttctctgtaataataaaacagtacctgtacttgatcccaactaagatatataatataatgtaatccttattggagccaaaacaattcttttggatttgtttaatgtttaaatgattcaagTAGATCAAAGTTATgtagatctaaattatggaaacccAAGTACAAACCACTCTAATGGAATTCCTGGAATCCAGTGCAGACTTTAACTGTAGCAAAATCCCATTCTTTATAGTGACTGAGCTCACAAATGCCTAATTATTCCAgtatgttttaaagggaaaatacagagCTATACAACATAAAGCTTTTAAAAGACATGAGGCTTATTCTCTGGAGTAAAGTGCATCCTCTGCTGAATTAAATCactaaattttattttgttttagaaaaCCAGCTCATTGCCAACATTTGATTGCACCCATGGCTTGTGCCTGCAAAGGGAAGCACCCTGTTGGTTTTTCTCTGTATTGGTGCAGTTTCCTTTCCCCCCCCCTTTAAAATGAGCCCAGGTCTTTGATGCAGAGATGGGAGACTACAAGAGGAGGGGTGAAGGGGCTGTGCTGTTAGCCAATCAGAATAACCCTTTCAGTTCCTTTTTTAGGCTGATCAGCTTGAAACGGGAAGGGGAGCAAAATATTGTGAGCCAATAAGTGTCACCTTTCTGAGACTTTGTATTTTCTCCAGAGCTTTATTTGGTAACTACAGGAGGATAGAAATTTAGTCCCATTCTTCCTTCCCTTGCGTGGGCAGTGCCCAGTTGCTGCTTTCTGTGCTGCCAGATTTCCTGGGCATTAATAGCTTTATAGTACAGGGAGCTTAATGCTGTCACTTCATTGGAAAGCAGAGGCCGTTATTGGCAGTAGCAGCAAGCTTCCCCCTATGGTGCATCCTACAGCTGTTGTACTGGATCCCCACAGCCACCTGTGTGCTGCTAAATAATGGCGTTCTATGGGCCTGTTATTTCCATGAATCTATAGTGGGAGGGTGTGGTGCAGGGACTGTTGTATCATGGGCCATAGATGCCATTTTTGAAGGTTCCAATTGCCTATTGTGACATTGCTGCTCCCAGCAGTTGTACATCCTATAATCAATGGCTGGCTGGAAGCCAAGCCCTATTGGAGGTTATGGAAGCATAAAACATGAATGTGGGGCGGGGCTTGGCATTGTTGGGCATACTGCAAAACCAACGGAATCCTCTGTTTTAGGCTAAGTGACCAATACGAGCAGGCCTCCATTCACCTGTGGGATGTGCTGGATAGCAAGGAGAAAGCGGTGTGTGGGACTACATGTAAGTTGTGTTTATCTTTAGTATGGCGGCAAACTGACCTAGTATGGTGGCCAGCGGAACCGGCTCGCACAGTAACAGCAGTAATTGCTTCTGCCTGTGTTCAGATGTCCATTTATTTCACAGCTTTGTCCTTGGTCAGCAGTAAGCTAGGCACTGTGCCAGTGGCTGCCCTCTCTCGGCAGGATTGTTGCTGATGCACACAGTGTGCCCTGTTTCCAGAAGCTGTGCAGGATATATTTAAGCCCCCACTTGATTTTTATTCCACATTTCTTCACAGGCCCTAGGTTGCTCTGTTCCTGATCTTGCCAGTAACTATCAAATGCTGAAGTACAGATATGTTGGCATTAGATGCCAACATGTCTCCGGGTGCCTTGCACTAGTTAGGCTACAACACTTAGCGGTTAGCTAAAGCCCTACCACTGCCTCCTAGCGGAAGTAAGGGAAACTGCATGCTGCATCCATGTCCATTTCTTCCTACCTGCCCCCCAAACCTTAATCAAAGGAAGTGTCTGCAGATCATTGGCCACCCCCATAGACAGGTAGGAGGGCTGGGGGTTTCAGCAAAACATACATAGataaatagaatatatctgtCCTGCAACAGACTGCTGGGAAAGGGTTAGGAGTAGTTGTGCTACTAAAGGTGTAATGgaatttaataattttttttttttttttttaagacaaaaaTCTGAAGGATCTATTGGAACGAATTCTCCAGAGTGGTTACTTTGACAGCGCACAAAACCATCAGAACGGTCTTTGTGAGGAGGAGGAACCACTTGCAGCACCACCACCTGCAGAAGAACAAGCCCCAGAACTTGGTATGTGGCAGTACCATCTTTTATGCCTGGCACTTAGACATATGTCCCAGTATATAAACTACTCTTATGGCAAAGCTGCTTCCCATGGCCCCCAGTCCTGTGCCAGATGCCCAGGGCTTAGACTGAACAGTGTGCCCCATTGAATGAGCACGTCACGCCCTGCAGCCCTGAGCTGCAACCTGCTGGAGACAGGGGATTGTTAACATGTGATGTTTGTGGCTATTGTATGGTTTAGTCTTGCCCACTCCATCTTACATCCAGAGTAAACTAATTGCAAAGtgtttacgttttttttttttttttttttctcttttgtagaACCAGAACCTGTAGAAGAATACACTGAGCCCAGTGAAGTGGAGTCCACCGAGGTGAGATGCTGAATCCTGTTCTTGTCGTGTTTAGACATAGCTATGTATTCTGTTCCGGGGAACACTAGATGCACGGGGTTAAGCTGCTTTCTCTTCCCCCTTCCTTGGTCTGCGGAGCATGCTGACAGCCCAGGGCAGCAAGGCAAAAGATGTGTCTGGCTACCTGCCCAAATCTAAGCCCAATATTGGTTAGTCAGGCTGTATTTGGTCCAGTAGGCTGCAGGGGCAGACTCTGCAGCTAATAAAAGACTGTAATCCCAGCctcagtgatgagtgaatgatCCAGTAGATCCCTGAGATTAAGTTTGATCACTTTTGAAATTCTGTTCCCATCTCTAACATGCTGTCTGAAACAGTCCTGGGAATacagggcattgtgggaaatgtaaTCTTTGCCAGGGTGGGGGCAGCTGATTTTTcgagtcagaaccagagagcaGAAAGGGATAAACCCACTGTTCTAAACTATTACATAAAATTACTTACAAATCATTACAAATTGTGTCATTCTAAGTTTCCACCTAAAATCAGTGTTCGGGTACTTCTGCTGTCCCTATCACTTGTCTTGCTAATGATATCTAATTATTCTCATTTATTTTGCAGTTTGTCAACCGACAGTTCATGACAGAGGCTCAGTACAGCGGCAGTGAGAAGGAGCAAGTGGATGAATGGACGGTAGAAACAGTTGAAGTAAGTTAATGCCTTTGTGGAAAGTGAAGCCTCCAAAGCTGCATGATTGTTGGTTCTTCCCCACCTCCTACCCCTTCCCATATACACTTTGTCTTCTGCCTTATTCAAtgtctttttatttctttccttcCCCTCTCTGAAAGGTTGTAAACTCACTCCAGCAAGCAGCAACCCCGCCTGTCCCCGAACCCCTCGCATTAAACGCTATTGCCCAAGTCCAGCCCGACCCCATTGTCAGGAGGCAGAGGGTCCAAGACCTGATGGCCCAAATGCAGGGTCCATACAACTTCATGCAGGTGATTGCCGTGGTGTCTGTAAATGAATTGCTTATCTTTGTTCTAAAAAGAAACCAGggcatgagtttttttttttttttttttttttttgtttgcttttggtAGGACTCTATGCTGGAGTTTGAGAGCCAAGCGATGGACCCAGCTATTGTATCTGCACAGCCCATGAACCCATCTCAAAGCATGGACCTACCACAGATGTTGTGCCCCCCCGGTAAGCTTAGGGCTCTCTCTACTGTTCTACTAAACTCTTGCCTTCGATAGGCCAAAGTACATTCTAATACTCCCATCTGGGTGTACTCATAAACTATATTCAGTAGCGGCCCAGTGTTACAGGGCTTTTGTTCTTCTTACGCCAGGCTTCTCACTCCTATTTGGCATAGGCAGCTCCACAGGAATATTTGCGAGCAGGGGGTTTGATAACATCACTTTATGGCAGTGTAGTTAGGCTAGTTGCTGCTGTGGTGTGGTTGTTATCTCCATAGTAATGTGAATGTCCTGTTTTTCCCAGTGCATTCTGAGCCCAGGCAGTCCCAGCCCAGCCAAGTTCCGGACACCACACAGGTAAGGTTTCTTTCACTGCAATATCCATCTGCCTCTGTGCTTTCATATATTGTATGGTTCCTAAATGTCCAACTCTTGTCTGTAAGGTTGCACTGGTGTCTTCCACAAGTGAAGGCTACACAGGTTCCCCGCAGTTATACCAGGCTTCTCACCCCACAGAAGCACGAACCCCTAAAGACGCCATAGAGCAGATTCAGGTAGCTTCTCGCTTGCATCTATTACTTTCTCTCTAACTTCCCTTGAACACACGGTGCCTAATTCTTTCACGTTGGCCTCATTGACAGGCATCGCTGTCCTTAAACACAGACCCAACGCAGACCTCGTCGTCTATTCCTGCTGCTTCCCAACCTCAGGTGTTCCAGACCGGGTCCAACAAACCTCTGCACAGCAGTGGTATCAACGTTAATGCTGCTCCATTCCAATCAATGCAGACTGTAAGTGTGTGTGGTTTTAACCCGGAGCCTAACATGGCATCACTGCCGATCTCTTTCCACACCACAAACTGTGCCTGCTAATCCTCTGCCTTTTAGAAAGCCTTCAGCAGCTACTGGCACCCCCTTGTGGTAGTAACTATAAAGCAGGGCAATGGCTAGCCCCTGGGAACTGCCAGTCTCCCCCGGTATTACACAATAATACTAGCTGCTGGACATTGCTCAGGGCTGTCTGCCACCAATGGATAATGTAATGGCTTTATGGTTTGCTATTGTGTTGGGTTAATGGAGCTGCCTGGGTAAAGCTGAAAGTAGGCACGAGGCACAACCAGCTAGAGCTTGGGTCTTTAAGGGTTTTGTGTGCCCAACGCGTAGCGCCGTCTCCACGCATAGTTTTATGATTGGAAGCCCCGTGCTGCATgattaaaacaaatgtattttctttcagGTTTTCAATATGAATGCACCTGTCCCTCCTGTGAATGAGCCAGAAACACTGAAACAGAACCAATACCAGGCCAGTTACAACCAGACCTTCCCTGGCCAACCTCATCAAGTGGAACAAACAGAACTTCAACCAGAGCAGCTACAACCAGGTACATGCCTTGTGTGCTTTCTACATAGACACCTGCATGGCACGGCTTAAGGCACTGACCAATTAATGAATTTTTAACCCCCCTGCGCCTCCCCAGTTGTAAACACTTACCATGCAACGTCAGACCAGAGCCATCAAGCGCCCTCGGGGCACCAGCAGCCCGCACAGCAAAACACTGGGTTCCCACGGAACAGCCAGCCTTTCTACAACAACCGAGGGATGGCCCGAGGAGGTCAGCGAGGTAACCGGGGCATGATGAACGGCTACAGAGGCCAGTCAAATGGCTTTAGAGGTAATTGGCACAGCAAGGTTCAAGCATTGTGAATAAATATTGGAGGAGGGTGGGGGGGAATAGCCTGGTTTACAGCACTGCCAATTGGCCGCTTCTGGGCCCCAATGCTTGAGGAACTGCCACCTTGTTGGAGCAATAACGTATGAACGCTTGGTTTACTAATAGGTGTCTGCCCACAGCTTGCAGAAGTACCTCGCTGATACCCATGCGTGGGGCTCACTGTGCCAGTTCATAAGTTATTGCGGGCATTGCCTTGCTGATGGGATCTGTTCCACCGCTATTAATCACAAGGCTAATACTATACTAACACTTCCACTGCTAAGCCCAGTAACACCTGTGGGGCCTGCAACtgcattataaaagaaaaaaatacttgaATGAGCCGTAAAATATACCTTTTATAAAAGAGTGCTTAGTGCTGTCGTCTGTTAAAATCATGGCTTAATGATTTCCTTTCGGTCACTTGACTCGCTGAAACTTGTGAATTATAATAATGTTCctcctgttgaaaaatatgatatttgaagtcacctctgagttccatgacctgtataaaagccccctctgcctgcagccttgtgcctttatatgggcacagaacccctcagtgactgctaatatccttatcatttacagtagggggtacattatcccttataatacatgagtgatactcagagttccctgtataactcagcctgcagccttgtgcctttatatggggggcacagaaccccctcagtgactgctaatatccttatcatttacagtagggggtacattatcccttataatacatgagtgatactgagagtcccctgtataactcagcctgcagccttgtgcctttatatgggcacagaacccctcagtgactgctaatatccttatcatttacagtagggggtacattgttcACTATATATAATCTATTCTGTCTTTCCCTGCCAAGCCTTGTATCTAATAACCTGCTTTTCTTTGTGTGTTAAATTTCTAGTAtgcagtttgtttgttttgttttatttaaactaACGCacagctttttgtccagcagctgtAGTTTGCATAtttagcatctatctggttgtCATGGTGCAGcataccctaacaaccagacaggAAGATGAATATTTATGTAATAGTtgatatgtttgtatatatgcaAGTGTAATGAGCTGTTAATGGTTCCCTTCTCCCAGGAGGATATGATGGCTACCGTACTGCTTTCCCCAACACTCCAAACAGCGGTTACCCCCAGGCACAGTTTAATGCTCCACGTGACTACAGCAACAACTATCAGCGGGTAAGAATTGTCATTTTCAAAGCTGCCCATGTTTTCCGGTACAAACAACCACTGACAAGAATAAGTCGTGGCCTATGTGCCTTCAGTTGTTTGTGTTAAAGTTTGGTACCCTGCAtagaaaatgaagcaaaaaaaagtttaaatcctCTGTAGCACAGGTGTTCAACTTATTTTagaggtttacttatcctttaaaaagcTGATGTAATATTGAGAGTActgttctaagcacttttgcaacttaCAATCATAACTCTCTTCACGTCTTTCCTGACCagaacaatcagatcagccctctcttattcctgacaacttcctcagcaaaactgaccagcaggtggtgctgttggaACTATGCATTTACTATGGATGAGTTTTGGTTTTTTTCCCCTGTATATGCATAGTTTgtggtgaaattctgcatttttccatttgcaaactttttttaccacaattcactgcaacaaaaaaattgcacagtaGCCGTGCCAAAcgcattttgggaatttttaggcaaaacagaacagattcgctcatcactagcattcATAGTAAGGGTACATTAAgcacagcgtcggactgggccaccagggtaCTGAGTAataacccggtgggccctggcggcacAGAAtcgaggcagaagccccagtgggccctgtaccccagtccaaccctgtttaacCATTTAATGtcttggaataaaaaaataatgaatgttgcAAAGGTGTTTAGAAATAGCACACACTAATTTTACTGcaattttaaaggtttatttatcatttaaagaAAAATCAAAGCATTTTAGGGCTTTCTGCCCAAGCCTTGTTACCTCTCATTCCATATAGTAACTGAGTGCACCCTAAGCAGCACTATATGGCGGTGCCTTGTTACCTCTCATTCCATATAGTAACTGAGTGCACCCTAAGCAGCACTATATGGCGGTGCCTTGTTACCTCTCATTCCATATAGTAACTGACTGCACCCTAAGCAGCACTATATGGCGGTGCCTTGTTACCTCTCATTCCATATAGTAACTGACTGCACCCTAAGCAGCACTATATGGCGGTGCCTTGTTACCTCTCATTCCATATAGTAACTGACTGCACCCTAAGCAGCACTATATGGCGGTGCCTTGTTACCTCTCGTTCCATATAGTAACTGACTGCACCCTAAGCAGCACTATATGGCGGTGCCTTGTTACCTCTCATTCCATATAGTAACTGAGTGCACCCTAAGCAGCACTATATGGCGGTGCCTTGTTACCTCTCATTCCATATAGTAACTGACTGCACCCTAAGCAGCACTATATGGCGGTGCCTTGTTACCTCTCATTCCATATAGTAACTGAGTGCACCCTAAGCAGCACTATATGGCGGTGCCTTGTTACCTCTCGTTCCATATAGTAACTGACTGCACCCTAAGCAGCACTATATGGCGGTGGGAAATCGTTTTCATCACAGAGAACCCTAACATCTACTTCCCTCTGTTCCAGGACGGATACCAACAAAACTTTAAGCGCGGTGCCGGACAGGGAGGTCCTCGGGTCGCCCCTCGAGGTAATTCTCAAGTGATGCACTCCTAACTCTGCTTGGACAGGCAACACAGGCCTGAAGAGTAGAAGGAACATTTTATCCACTAATTCTATGCCTAGATCACGTCGGCCACTATAAATCTCTTCCTGCAGAGCTACTAGTTGGGGTAGTAACTCGCCCACCTGGATGTTTAAGTGAAAATGTTCTGCTTTATAAccttgtaaatgacccttataacCCACCTGAGCAGCAGTTTACAATGCAACCAAACTTGGCCCCTtgacttatatatattttttttttctccctttttatcTGCTAAATTTCCTCCTGAAAACTTgaaaatttaatttatatttttttctctcattttaagCTTTATGACCTGTTGCTGCCTTGGCCCATTTTGGGgagtgtacattttttttttttttttttttaaagaaacttttaATTTTTGCAAGCTCaaatttaataaagttttttttcattttttttt
Encoded proteins:
- the caprin1 gene encoding caprin-1 isoform X2, translated to MNRVWYVKRRRPDRGQMPSATSSKAVPGSSDAAPGTCNMQSEAMKQILGIIDKKLRNLEKKKGKLDDYQDRLNKGERLNQDQMDAVTKHQEVVISMEFARELQRNFMALGQDIQKTTKKAARREQLMREEAEQKRLKTVLEFQFALDKLGDEEVRNDLKQGLNGVPVVSEEELTLLDEFYKLVDPDRDTSVRLSDQYEQASIHLWDVLDSKEKAVCGTTYKNLKDLLERILQSGYFDSAQNHQNGLCEEEEPLAAPPPAEEQAPELEPEPVEEYTEPSEVESTEFVNRQFMTEAQYSGSEKEQVDEWTVETVEVVNSLQQAATPPVPEPLALNAIAQVQPDPIVRRQRVQDLMAQMQGPYNFMQDSMLEFESQAMDPAIVSAQPMNPSQSMDLPQMLCPPVHSEPRQSQPSQVPDTTQVALVSSTSEGYTGSPQLYQASHPTEARTPKDAIEQIQASLSLNTDPTQTSSSIPAASQPQVFQTGSNKPLHSSGINVNAAPFQSMQTVFNMNAPVPPVNEPETLKQNQYQASYNQTFPGQPHQVEQTELQPEQLQPVVNTYHATSDQSHQAPSGHQQPAQQNTGFPRNSQPFYNNRGMARGGQRGNRGMMNGYRGQSNGFRGGYDGYRTAFPNTPNSGYPQAQFNAPRDYSNNYQRDGYQQNFKRGAGQGGPRVAPRGSNTFGLESY
- the caprin1 gene encoding caprin-1 isoform X4 encodes the protein MPSATSSKAVPGSSDAAPGTCNMQSEAMKQILGIIDKKLRNLEKKKGKLDDYQDRLNKGERLNQDQMDAVTKHQEVVISMEFARELQRNFMALGQDIQKTTKKAARREQLMREEAEQKRLKTVLEFQFALDKLGDEEVRNDLKQGLNGVPVVSEEELTLLDEFYKLVDPDRDTSVRLSDQYEQASIHLWDVLDSKEKAVCGTTYKNLKDLLERILQSGYFDSAQNHQNGLCEEEEPLAAPPPAEEQAPELEPEPVEEYTEPSEVESTEFVNRQFMTEAQYSGSEKEQVDEWTVETVEVVNSLQQAATPPVPEPLALNAIAQVQPDPIVRRQRVQDLMAQMQGPYNFMQDSMLEFESQAMDPAIVSAQPMNPSQSMDLPQMLCPPVHSEPRQSQPSQVPDTTQVALVSSTSEGYTGSPQLYQASHPTEARTPKDAIEQIQASLSLNTDPTQTSSSIPAASQPQVFQTGSNKPLHSSGINVNAAPFQSMQTVFNMNAPVPPVNEPETLKQNQYQASYNQTFPGQPHQVEQTELQPEQLQPVVNTYHATSDQSHQAPSGHQQPAQQNTGFPRNSQPFYNNRGMARGGQRGNRGMMNGYRGQSNGFRGGYDGYRTAFPNTPNSGYPQAQFNAPRDYSNNYQRDGYQQNFKRGAGQGGPRVAPRGNSQVMHS
- the caprin1 gene encoding caprin-1, producing the protein MPSATSSKAVPGSSDAAPGTCNMQSEAMKQILGIIDKKLRNLEKKKGKLDDYQDRLNKGERLNQDQMDAVTKHQEVVISMEFARELQRNFMALGQDIQKTTKKAARREQLMREEAEQKRLKTVLEFQFALDKLGDEEVRNDLKQGLNGVPVVSEEELTLLDEFYKLVDPDRDTSVRLSDQYEQASIHLWDVLDSKEKAVCGTTYKNLKDLLERILQSGYFDSAQNHQNGLCEEEEPLAAPPPAEEQAPELEPEPVEEYTEPSEVESTEFVNRQFMTEAQYSGSEKEQVDEWTVETVEVVNSLQQAATPPVPEPLALNAIAQVQPDPIVRRQRVQDLMAQMQGPYNFMQVFNMNAPVPPVNEPETLKQNQYQASYNQTFPGQPHQVEQTELQPEQLQPVVNTYHATSDQSHQAPSGHQQPAQQNTGFPRNSQPFYNNRGMARGGQRGNRGMMNGYRGQSNGFRGGYDGYRTAFPNTPNSGYPQAQFNAPRDYSNNYQRDGYQQNFKRGAGQGGPRVAPRGNSQVMHS
- the caprin1 gene encoding caprin-1 isoform X3, with product MPSATSSKAVPGSSDAAPGTCNMQSEAMKQILGIIDKKLRNLEKKKGKLDDYQDRLNKGERLNQDQMDAVTKHQEVVISMEFARELQRNFMALGQDIQKTTKKAARREQLMREEAEQKRLKTVLEFQFALDKLGDEEVRNDLKQGLNGVPVVSEEELTLLDEFYKLVDPDRDTSVRLSDQYEQASIHLWDVLDSKEKAVCGTTYKNLKDLLERILQSGYFDSAQNHQNGLCEEEEPLAAPPPAEEQAPELEPEPVEEYTEPSEVESTEFVNRQFMTEAQYSGSEKEQVDEWTVETVEVVNSLQQAATPPVPEPLALNAIAQVQPDPIVRRQRVQDLMAQMQGPYNFMQDSMLEFESQAMDPAIVSAQPMNPSQSMDLPQMLCPPVHSEPRQSQPSQVPDTTQVALVSSTSEGYTGSPQLYQASHPTEARTPKDAIEQIQASLSLNTDPTQTSSSIPAASQPQVFQTGSNKPLHSSGINVNAAPFQSMQTVFNMNAPVPPVNEPETLKQNQYQASYNQTFPGQPHQVEQTELQPEQLQPVVNTYHATSDQSHQAPSGHQQPAQQNTGFPRNSQPFYNNRGMARGGQRGNRGMMNGYRGQSNGFRGGYDGYRTAFPNTPNSGYPQAQFNAPRDYSNNYQRDGYQQNFKRGAGQGGPRVAPRGRGGPARPSRGMPQMSPQQVN